Below is a genomic region from Chitinispirillales bacterium ANBcel5.
GATCAGTCTCATTTCAATTTGAAATGGAGCTACTCCATAGGTGATTAGTCTCATTTCAATTTAAAATGAAGCTACTCAGTAGGTGATCAGTCTCATTTCAATTTGAAATGGAGCTACTCCATAGGTGATTAGTCTCATTTCAATTTAAAATGAAGCTACTCCATAGGTGATTAGTCTCATTTCAATTTAAAATGGAGCTACTCAGTAGGTGATCAGTCCCATTTCAATTTAAAATGAAGCTACTCCATAGGTGATCAGTCTCATTTCAATTTAAAATGGAGCTACTCAGTAGGTGATCAGTCTCATTTCAATTTAAAATAGAGCTACTCAGTAGGTGATCAGTCTCATTTCAATTTGAAATGAAGCTACTCAGCAGGTGATCAGTCTCATTTCAAATTGAAATGGAGGGTGTGTCAAAATTTTTGTGTAAATTCGTTTTCTGTTCTTTACTTTCTTAATCTACCTTCGTAAAGTATTTCCAGTTGGCTACATATCAGCCTCCATCCAAGGATTGGGTTATTCCACTTCTTAACAATATTAATAATCGAAAGGTATAAAAGCTTCTCGACAGACTGATCTGATGGGAAGCTCCCTTTGGTTTTAAGCACTCTTCTTAGCCCCTTATTCACTGACTCTATGGTGTTGGTTGTATAGACGATTTTCCTCAGTTCTGCAGGGTAGGAAAGGCAAGGAACAATCAGATCCCAGTTATTCTTCCAGATCTTCAGTACATGGGGGTATTTTCCTTTCCACTTTGACTCAAGTGCTTCAAGAGCCTCTCTTGCATGATCCTCATTTGTGGCCCGATAGATATCCTGTAAGTCACTAATAAGGGCAGGCTTGTCTTTATAATACACAAAACGAAGGCTGTTGCGGATCAAGTGTACAATGCAGAGCTGGACCACTGTATTAGGAAAAACCGCATTAATCGCTTGCTCAAAGCCCTTCAGTCCATCTACGCAGGCTATCAGTATATCCTCAACCCCTCTCTGCTTGAGCTCATCGAGTATTGCCATCCAGAACGATGCACCCTCTTGTTGCTGTATCCAAAGCCCCAGAATGTCCCGCATGCCATCGCTATCTACACCAATCGCCAGATATACCGCTTTTTTCACAACCTTTGACTTTTACTCCAACTTAGTTGGGGTCGGACCAGAATTAGACGACCTAATTGCTTAAATTGAGCTGTAAAGGGCAAAACCATCTGTCTTTTAGCCAAATATCCCGGTCTTAGAGCTCGATGGGAAGGCATCTCATCAAGCTCTAAGAAATAAAATGAAAAAATGATGCCTCACTGTTCTCTGAACTGGAACCCAGACTAAACACTGCAGTTCGTAATGCCAGGCGGCTCTTAGATGATGTCACTGACAGAAACATCTCACCCACAGATACTAACCCTTGCACAAAAATAGTTGATCTGGTTGAAATGTTTAAAAAGCTACTCGAAGAGAAAAAGAAAACTTGAGATCGCTATGATTAACGAACGTTTTTCTTATACACCTCCCGGGGAATAATGGAGGCCCCGACACTCTACAAGCCACCTCTTAGTAATCTTCACCCAGGCGCTCCTTATCAACTGTTAGTGGGTAAGGATGATGCGGTCGATGGATTTTTGCTACGTTGTGGCGCTTGGGCATTGGGGTGAAGAAGGGGAAAGCTTCGAGCTTGGCTTTGCTCACCTTGAGCGTAGGTCTGTTGGAGTCGCAGGGTTGGGGGTACCGGTTCCGTGTGACTGCATTTACTTCCATAGGGTACAATCCTGCCAGTTCTTTTCAAAACCCATAGGCCCTTTTGGAACTTGGGGGTATCTACTAAAAAGATCGATTAATCTGTTCTTCCAATCGCTCTGTGGAGCTATTCGGTTGAGCATATATTTAAGTACCGTAAGCACTCCGAAAATTCTGTTCCCTTTTACTTCAATCGGATAATGCCATTCAGGATACTTGTTCTTTCTTGGGATTAATGCACGGTACCCCAGTTCCCGGTTCCACAAACGTGAGTGGTGTGCACAGATGTTTCTCACTCCATTTAACGATCTCATCCATGATAGCAGTACATCATCTGCAACACCATACAGTGCTCCCAATTTTTGGCGGATAGACTTTTCTACACCATTAAGTAGAGTTAATGTCATTCCAAAAGACATGATCTCTGCTGCCATCCAGAAAGGAAGGTCTTTGTGGTAGTCACCATATTTGGAAACGAAATGTTTTACAAAGACTTCTTTGTTGCGGATTCGTTCCTTTTCAAGTTTTTTAGGAAGTCGGCATGCTTTTCAGAGCTGATACGGGGTAGTGTTGTGGGTGCTGTGTATCCGAAAGGCCCATACAGGTGTGTATGTATGCAGACAAGGTTGGTTCGAACAGCAATTTCTACCCGTTCGATTGCATCAAGCACAACTATTCGTAACTGCCGGTCAAAGGTGTGGCGTTTACAGACGGTTCAAAATTTGTACCACTTTTGTAGGAATCATCGGATTTTCTAAAAGGGAACAGATAACCACTTAGACGGTAATAACTGACTGATTCCAGTCGCTTAATTAGAGTGGTACGATCTGCTATTAAACCACGTTCAAGCAGAAGATCTGCCTGGGCTTCAAAGGTTAGTGGCGGTTTAGTGTATTTCATATCCCACTACCCCCACAAAACGAAAACCCCCCAGAATTGAGCGTTCCGCAGGGCGAAAGAGGCTTGGGGGGTATGCTACTGCTAATATACCACAAAAATTGTTCCGGTGCGTATACTTGTTGTAATTAATAATTCCGTAGATGATAGAAATGTTTGTTGTAAAGTATAGCCTCGGTGCACCACAAAGATTATTGTTGTTTTGTCCTGTGAGCTGTTGAAACTGGTATGGGTTTAAATCGCCCTAAAAATGTTAACCTAAAGAAATAGGGGTATGTACTAACTTCTCTAAACCTCTCTTTACACACTCAAACTGAACCAACTCCTGTTCAAGCCTCACCGCTTTCCCCAATTGATCTTCAACAAGCTCTTCATAGAGGGACGTCTCCTGCTTACTGAGATTATCAAGCCTTGCATTTGAAGGTACTTTCTCCTCAACCCAATGATCCCTATGAGCAAGAAGCGTATCACGGTCCATCAAAAATGACTGTGCCTGTGGAAAGAAGACTCTGAATTGATTCAAAATGGCAAATCCGTGTGTGTCGATATCGCCCCAGTACCAAATCGCCTTTTGTTTGAGCCATTGCGCATTTTCAAGATAGTCAAATCCATAGCCCCGGCCAAAAATAACAATCGCGCCTTTAACGGAAGGAAAACAGAGCCCGTTGATATCGTTTTCCGTTACAAAAACATGCTCTGCATCGATATTTAACCTGCAAAACTGATCTGCAGGAAGAGCCATGTCACTAAGCCCGTTTATACATAGATCAGAGTCCAGTATTCTGAATCTGATAAGGGGTTGTTTGGATAGAAAACCGTAGCGAGGTTCAAAGTATCTTGTCCCACTGTACAGAGTATATATTTGTGATGAGTCAAGAATCAGGTCAAGCCATTCACCGAGAACTTTTTTGTGTTTTTCTATGAATTTTGTGTCGACCCGGTGAATGGAGATCTGCCTGATATAAATACCGGGTCTGGGGTGTCGCAAAATCCATTCGACGACAGCGATAAGTCGGTCTAAAACCGGGGCAAGTTCAAGAAGACAAAAGGGTCTGCTATACACCCACGATTCGAGTTTTGGAAGTGCTGTTAAAAGCTTCTGAGAAGCATCCTTGAACACAGTACTCAGTCTGTTCTTGTTTAAAAACTTCGTAATGTTTTCAATGTTTTCAAACTGAACCGCCACAGGTATTGTATTACGACCGACTTCACGGAAATTGAATTCACTCCATACGACGGTATAGGGCAACTGCGCAACTGTTGTGGTTCTGTACATTTTGGCCCACTCCATTGCCGGACCAAAATTGTCGCTTAGTGATTTTCCTTTTGGAAATTTAAGAGCAATCTCCATGGGAAAAGTGATAGTGGGTTTTAGGGTTTCCCGAAGAAAGTCGCCCTTTTTCCATTTTCGCAGCAGAAGGTTTTTAATATCATCGGTAGTGGTCCATCGATTCACTTTACTTTTGTTCACAAGGCATTGGCCTCTTTTTCTGCAACATACTCTTCAATGGTGAGATTACGCAGCATCGATTCCCGTCCTTCGGGGCTGTACACAAATCCTACAGATGACACATAAGGTTCTATTATATGTATTTTCTGAAGCGGGGTTACAATCAAGAGCTGCAGGTTGAGGCGCTTGAAAAGTTCGAGTCCAAACCGGGCGGATTCATCAGACCCTCTCCCAAATGCTTCATCAATAACCACGAAACGAAAACTTCTGGAGCGAATCTCACCCCATTCCAGCCCAAACTGGTAGGCAAGGCTTGCCGCAAGAACTGTGTACGCAAGTTTCTCTTTTTGCCCACCCGACTTGCCGCCTGAATCGGTGTAGTGCTCATATTCGCTATGGTCCTCCATGTACCGCTCTGATGCTGCGAAGCTAAACCAGTTACGGACATCGGTGACCTTTTGTGTCCAGCGCTTATCCATATCGGATGAACCTTCACGGCCACGAAACCGGTCAATTATTGCTTTGACCTGAAGAAATTTGCTTTCCGCATACTGATCCGTTTCTGACCCTGTCAGACTACCCTCGGTGCATGCCCGCAGAGCCATTCTGAAATCCCGTACTTCGGCATCGGTGTTCTCCTGTGCTTCAAGCACAATATAGCGGCCCTTATTGTATTCTATTGCAGTAAGGGATTGGTTGATCCTTTCAATTCGCTCCCGTATCTCCTGGCGTTCGCGGTTAAGCTGAGACTGAAAGTTTGCAATCTCTCTAATAGTATTTTCATTCAGCAGTTCCTTAAAACGGTGCTCAAACTTTGGGAGATCATCGGCTTCAAGTTGTGCAAGCATTGTGCGAAATTCAGATCCCGATTCGATTGTTGCGTCGATATCTGCAGTTTCGGCAATGTTATCCCGGCGATAATCCTGCATAGCACGAATGATCTTTTCTGAAAGTGTTCTTAGCTTCTTCTCTTCAGAGTCAATTTTTCCCTGGAGGTGTTCACGGATCTCCTGCTGCCTGATATCACACGACTCAACCCTCAGTGTATGAGTTCCCAGCACTTTGTCTCGAACTGCATTTAGCTGTTCGATACGTGAATCTTCAAGCCGGTTTATTTCACCGCGAATGATCTCCCTGCACTGTTCGAGCAGCTCTTTTGCGTTACTCTGCTTCTCCTCGTTTTTCGACCTCGCATCCTTAAATGAATCAAGTTGTGATTCAGATTCCTTTAGATCCCTGTTAAGTTGCTCAAGTTTTATGTTAAGTGTTTTAAGGACATCAGATGCACTTTCCAGTTCCTTGCGCTCCTGCTCCAGTTCAACAATTCGTACTGACAAAGGTTTCCAGTCGATCTCTTCAAAGCTGGAAAAAGA
It encodes:
- a CDS encoding DUF2220 family protein; its protein translation is MNKSKVNRWTTTDDIKNLLLRKWKKGDFLRETLKPTITFPMEIALKFPKGKSLSDNFGPAMEWAKMYRTTTVAQLPYTVVWSEFNFREVGRNTIPVAVQFENIENITKFLNKNRLSTVFKDASQKLLTALPKLESWVYSRPFCLLELAPVLDRLIAVVEWILRHPRPGIYIRQISIHRVDTKFIEKHKKVLGEWLDLILDSSQIYTLYSGTRYFEPRYGFLSKQPLIRFRILDSDLCINGLSDMALPADQFCRLNIDAEHVFVTENDINGLCFPSVKGAIVIFGRGYGFDYLENAQWLKQKAIWYWGDIDTHGFAILNQFRVFFPQAQSFLMDRDTLLAHRDHWVEEKVPSNARLDNLSKQETSLYEELVEDQLGKAVRLEQELVQFECVKRGLEKLVHTPISLG
- a CDS encoding IS256 family transposase, with product MKKAVYLAIGVDSDGMRDILGLWIQQQEGASFWMAILDELKQRGVEDILIACVDGLKGFEQAINAVFPNTVVQLCIVHLIRNSLRFVYYKDKPALISDLQDIYRATNEDHAREALEALESKWKGKYPHVLKIWKNNWDLIVPCLSYPAELRKIVYTTNTIESVNKGLRRVLKTKGSFPSDQSVEKLLYLSIINIVKKWNNPILGWRLICSQLEILYEGRLRK
- a CDS encoding Abi family protein, which gives rise to MKYTKPPLTFEAQADLLLERGLIADRTTLIKRLESVSYYRLSGYLFPFRKSDDSYKSGTNFEPSVNATPLTGSYE